In the genome of Coturnix japonica isolate 7356 chromosome 19, Coturnix japonica 2.1, whole genome shotgun sequence, one region contains:
- the GDPD1 gene encoding lysophospholipase D GDPD1 has translation MSATLYVLSTLGGYVLTSALLLKCPGLLHRPKRQRFRCRHISHRGGAGENLENTMAAFHHAVNIGTDMLELDCHLTKDEQVVVSHDENLKRSTGVDVNISDLKYSELPPYLCKLDVTFQKESHSEGKDNRIPLLKEVFEAFPQTPVNIDIKVNNNVLIRKVSELVSQYKREHLTVWGNVSYEVVSKCLKENADIPIIFCLQRVLLLLGLFYTGLLPFIPFKEEFLEIPMPSIILKLKEPEKMSRSQKFIIWLADTLLMRKALFDHLTARGIQVYIWVLNEEQEYKRAFDLGATGVMTDYPTKLKEFLHNYPV, from the exons ATGTCGGCCACGCTCTACGTGCTGTCCACGCTGGGAGGATACGTCCTCACCTCGGCTCTGCTCCTCAAGTGCCCGGGGCTGCTCCACCGGCCCAAGCGGCAGCGGTTCCGCTGCCGGCACATCTCGCACCGCGGCG GTGCTGGGGAGAACCTGGAGAACACGATGGCAGCCTTTCACCA TGCTGTTAACATAGGGACGGACATGCTGGAGCTGGACTGTCACCTGACCAAAGATGAGCAAGTGGTTGTGTCCCATGATGAGAACCTGAAGAGATCGACAGGAGTTGATGTCAACATATCCGACCTCAAATACTCT GAACTTCCACCGTATCTCTGCAAGTTGGATGTCACGTTTCAGAAAG AAAGTCACTCTGAGGGTAAAGATAACCGCATCCCTCTCCTGAAGGAGGTGTTTGAGGCATTTCCACAAACTCCTGTCAACATCGACATCAAAGTGAACAACAACGTGTTGATCAGGAAG GTCTCAGAGCTGGTTAGTCAGTATAAACGAGAGCATTTGACAGTATGGGGGAACGTCAGTTACGAGGTGGTGTCCAAGTGTCTGAAGGAG AATGCTGACATTCCCATCATCTTCTGTTTGCAACGTGTCCTTCTGCTTCTGGGCCTGTTCTACACTGGGCTGCTGCCATTCATTCCTTTCAAGGAAGAATTCTTGGAAATCCCCATGCCTTCCATCATCCTCAA ACTGAAAGAACCAGAAAAGATGTCAAGAAGCCAGAAATTTATTATCTGGCTGGCTGACAC acTCCTAATGAGGAAAGCACTTTTTGACCACCTCACTGCTCGGGGCATTCAG GTATATATTTGGGTACTGAATGAAGAACAAGAATACAAGAGAGCGTTTGATCTGGGAGCAACCGGAGTCATGACAGACTATCCAACAAAGCTCAAGGAGTTTTTACACAACTACCCCGTgtaa